A region of Paenibacillus thiaminolyticus DNA encodes the following proteins:
- a CDS encoding type IV secretion system protein VirB6, protein MISQAIRAAAAALLIGIFAWTAAAGAFPAEFEPGNTAPSAKVPPVQLFDMQQERIIKTIPNQEEHQAAAREWLQSVTGLAPQMTLDSRCGYIVRIPLEAPVEIKLPPGPLKTKDVFLIYCPDKDPLLLVFSEQRKPFLLRISSNVKPFMQKLLAPASPKQVTPSSS, encoded by the coding sequence ATGATAAGTCAAGCAATTCGAGCTGCTGCTGCCGCGCTGCTGATCGGAATCTTCGCTTGGACCGCCGCCGCCGGCGCCTTCCCTGCGGAATTCGAGCCCGGGAACACCGCCCCGTCGGCGAAGGTTCCTCCCGTTCAGCTGTTCGACATGCAGCAGGAACGCATTATTAAGACGATTCCGAACCAGGAAGAACATCAGGCTGCCGCCCGGGAATGGCTTCAATCCGTTACCGGCCTCGCTCCCCAGATGACGCTCGACAGCCGCTGCGGCTATATCGTCCGCATCCCGCTGGAAGCGCCCGTAGAGATCAAGCTCCCGCCGGGGCCATTGAAGACGAAAGATGTTTTCTTAATCTACTGTCCGGACAAAGATCCGTTGCTCCTGGTCTTCTCCGAGCAGCGCAAGCCGTTCCTTCTGCGTATTTCGTCGAACGTGAAGCCGTTCATGCAGAAGTTGCTCGCTCCGGCCTCCCCGAAGCAAGTGACGCCTTCCAGCAGCTGA
- a CDS encoding pyridoxal phosphate-dependent aminotransferase: MKPTIPQIVPADRMNGLPKQFFATLVARAQARVAAGHDVINLGQGNPDLPTSPHIVAALQEAAANPLYHRYPPFQGYRFLKEAVAERYMTDYSVELDADTEVAVLFGGKTGLVEINQILLNPGDVCLVPDPGYPDYWSGVALAGAEMVMMPLLEANGYLPDYERIDTACLERAKLMFLNYPNNPTSAIADRRFYEETIRFAERNGIVVASDFAYGAIGFDGHRPISFLELPGAKEVGVEFYTMSKTYNMAGWRVAFAVGNAEIIRLINLMQDHMYVSLFGAVQAAAAAALTGPQDCVRELCGAYESRRNALYAALHRIGWNAPPPAGSFFCWLPVPAGFSSASFADLLLEQANVVTAPGIGFGGHGEGYVRLGLLAPEERLIEAAERIGALGLFGG, encoded by the coding sequence ATGAAGCCTACTATACCCCAAATCGTGCCGGCAGATCGGATGAACGGTCTGCCGAAGCAGTTCTTCGCCACTCTGGTTGCGCGCGCCCAAGCAAGGGTCGCAGCCGGTCATGATGTTATCAATCTCGGACAAGGCAATCCCGATCTGCCGACTTCTCCGCATATCGTCGCCGCCCTGCAGGAAGCGGCTGCCAATCCGTTATATCACCGCTATCCCCCGTTCCAAGGCTACCGCTTCCTCAAGGAGGCCGTCGCGGAACGGTACATGACCGATTACAGCGTCGAGCTGGATGCGGATACCGAGGTTGCCGTTCTCTTCGGCGGCAAGACCGGGCTCGTAGAGATCAACCAGATATTACTGAACCCGGGCGACGTTTGTCTTGTTCCGGATCCCGGATATCCCGATTACTGGTCCGGCGTCGCGTTGGCCGGAGCGGAGATGGTCATGATGCCGCTGCTTGAGGCGAACGGATATTTGCCGGATTATGAGCGGATTGACACCGCATGTCTGGAACGGGCGAAGCTGATGTTCCTCAATTACCCGAACAATCCGACATCTGCAATCGCGGATCGTCGGTTCTACGAAGAGACGATTCGCTTCGCTGAACGGAACGGTATTGTCGTGGCAAGTGATTTCGCCTATGGCGCGATCGGCTTCGACGGCCACCGTCCGATCAGCTTCCTGGAACTCCCGGGAGCGAAGGAGGTCGGCGTCGAGTTCTATACGATGTCCAAAACCTACAATATGGCCGGCTGGCGCGTCGCCTTCGCCGTGGGCAACGCCGAGATCATCCGGCTCATCAATCTGATGCAGGACCATATGTACGTCAGCCTGTTCGGCGCGGTGCAGGCCGCAGCGGCGGCCGCGCTCACCGGACCGCAGGACTGCGTCCGCGAGCTGTGTGGGGCCTATGAATCACGGCGCAATGCGCTCTACGCGGCGCTGCATCGCATTGGCTGGAACGCGCCGCCGCCGGCCGGCTCCTTTTTCTGCTGGCTCCCTGTGCCTGCCGGATTCTCGTCGGCGTCCTTCGCCGATCTGCTGCTGGAGCAGGCGAATGTGGTGACCGCTCCGGGCATCGGATTCGGCGGGCACGGCGAAGGATATGTCCGGCTGGGCCTGCTCGCGCCGGAGGAGCGGCTGATCGAGGCGGCGGAACGCATCGGAGCGCTCGGTCTGTTCGGCGGCTGA
- a CDS encoding DnaD domain-containing protein: MSVDGFRTFAKGLALGLQSGSISVPYHLLRYYKQWKLSDSDVMLLIHLIGFKQQEMKEFPTIDELQERMGAAPDAVIKSLQKLMKEGFLSIDDNIDPATDVQYEQYNLTGLWEKLALAAAEEIRAERQRLRAAAPLSDAEPPNLFNIFEKEFGRPLSPMECETIAGWIDEDRYPEELILLALKEAVFAGKVYFRYIDRILLEWSRNRVRTIEDAKVYTQRFRSTGKLRIPSDN; this comes from the coding sequence GTGAGTGTAGACGGATTCCGGACCTTTGCCAAAGGGTTGGCGCTAGGCCTGCAATCGGGCAGCATTAGCGTGCCGTATCATTTGCTGCGTTACTATAAGCAATGGAAGTTGAGCGATTCGGATGTGATGCTGCTCATTCACCTCATCGGCTTCAAGCAGCAGGAGATGAAGGAGTTCCCGACAATCGACGAACTGCAGGAACGAATGGGAGCAGCTCCTGATGCGGTTATCAAATCGCTGCAGAAGCTGATGAAAGAAGGTTTTTTGAGTATAGACGACAACATTGATCCAGCGACGGATGTCCAGTACGAGCAATACAATTTGACCGGATTGTGGGAAAAGCTCGCCTTGGCAGCCGCTGAGGAAATCCGGGCAGAACGGCAGCGGCTGCGGGCGGCGGCGCCGTTGTCCGACGCGGAGCCTCCGAATCTATTTAATATATTCGAGAAGGAATTCGGACGTCCCCTCTCCCCGATGGAGTGCGAGACGATTGCCGGCTGGATTGACGAAGACCGGTATCCGGAAGAGCTGATTTTGCTGGCGCTGAAGGAAGCGGTATTCGCCGGCAAAGTGTATTTCCGCTACATCGATCGGATATTGCTTGAGTGGAGCCGCAACCGCGTCCGCACGATCGAGGACGCTAAGGTGTACACGCAGCGGTTCCGTTCCACCGGGAAGCTGCGCATTCCTTCCGATAATTGA
- a CDS encoding 2,3-diketo-5-methylthiopentyl-1-phosphate enolase, whose protein sequence is MKAHCTATYRIYDDRADFASKAEGIAVGMTVGSWTELPEAQKADMAKHLGQVLSVVPCESDIPGERYADITIAYPDVNYSRDLPALLVTMFGKLSMDGRIKLMDIEWSDTFKQAFPGPKFGLDGVRKLVDVHDRPLLMSIFKSVIGYDLPALAEQFRQQALGGVNIIKDDEILFENPLTPIERRVKACMEAADSVSQQTGQRLLYAVNLTGPTFKLRDQALRAIEAGANAFLFNVLAYGYDVLHALSSDPDISVPIAAHPAMAGSMYPSPHHGIAAQLLLGKLMRLAGADLVLFPSPYGSVTMPAEDTFAIRDALTQPDMALLRSFPVPSAGIHPGIVPLIIRDFGTDVIVNAGGGIHGHPLGTAAGGRAFVQAIDAVMQGKTLESRAADQEELRAAIQAWGVKQ, encoded by the coding sequence TTGAAAGCACATTGCACCGCCACGTATCGCATTTATGACGATCGGGCCGACTTCGCCAGCAAGGCGGAAGGCATCGCCGTCGGTATGACGGTCGGCAGTTGGACCGAGCTGCCGGAAGCGCAAAAAGCGGATATGGCCAAGCATCTGGGACAAGTCCTCTCTGTCGTGCCTTGCGAATCCGACATCCCGGGCGAGCGGTATGCGGATATTACGATCGCCTATCCCGACGTCAACTACAGCCGGGATCTTCCGGCGCTGCTCGTGACGATGTTCGGGAAGCTGTCTATGGATGGACGCATCAAGCTGATGGACATCGAATGGTCCGATACGTTCAAGCAAGCGTTCCCCGGACCGAAGTTCGGCTTGGACGGAGTGCGGAAGCTGGTCGATGTCCATGACCGGCCGCTGCTGATGAGCATTTTCAAATCCGTTATCGGCTATGATCTGCCGGCTCTTGCCGAACAATTCCGGCAGCAGGCCTTGGGCGGGGTCAATATCATTAAAGACGACGAAATTCTGTTCGAAAATCCGCTGACGCCAATCGAACGCCGGGTGAAGGCCTGCATGGAGGCGGCGGATTCCGTCAGCCAGCAGACCGGCCAAAGGCTGCTATATGCGGTCAACCTGACCGGGCCGACGTTCAAGCTGCGGGATCAAGCGCTGCGCGCGATCGAAGCCGGAGCCAATGCCTTCCTGTTCAATGTGCTGGCCTACGGCTACGATGTGCTGCACGCGCTCAGCTCAGATCCGGATATATCGGTGCCGATCGCGGCGCATCCGGCGATGGCCGGCAGCATGTATCCGTCGCCGCATCACGGCATTGCGGCCCAATTGCTGCTCGGCAAGCTGATGCGGCTCGCCGGAGCGGATCTGGTGCTGTTCCCGTCACCATACGGCTCCGTAACGATGCCGGCGGAGGATACCTTCGCCATCCGCGATGCGCTCACCCAGCCGGATATGGCGCTGCTGCGCAGCTTCCCGGTGCCGTCCGCCGGCATCCATCCAGGCATCGTGCCGCTTATCATTCGCGACTTCGGCACCGATGTCATTGTCAATGCGGGCGGCGGCATCCATGGGCATCCGCTCGGTACCGCTGCCGGAGGGCGCGCATTCGTGCAAGCTATCGACGCCGTCATGCAGGGCAAGACACTGGAAAGCCGGGCAGCCGATCAGGAAGAGCTGCGGGCCGCGATTCAAGCATGGGGGGTGAAGCAGTGA
- the proB gene encoding glutamate 5-kinase, whose translation MKIGSSSLTSDNGGLDRARVSFYVREMISLRQREAQVVLVTSGAVAAGFRHIGYRERPKQLHEKQAAAAVGQALLMQAYQEELQLHGVPAAQILLTRSDFANRRRGHNAYMTLQELLAREVVPIINENDTVSVEELKFGDNDTLSALVANLVHADRLIIVTDTDGLYTADPRTNPEATRFERVDQIDEDLYAYAGGAGSSVGTGGMRSKLDAARISMRGGVPAFVGKVNEPGDLLHAVDGDGKGTYFDTHFHALPMKKQWLGFHSTAHGRISVDAGAEEALLAKGSSLLPAGVRSIEGEFHSGDVVEVIGPDERLIGRGIVNYDSDQLRTAAGWSSDEVMKRMEVNRIEVIHRDEWVTLRS comes from the coding sequence ATGAAAATCGGCAGCAGTTCCCTTACGTCGGACAATGGCGGCCTTGATCGCGCTCGGGTCTCCTTCTATGTCCGGGAAATGATCTCCCTGCGCCAACGCGAGGCCCAGGTTGTGCTGGTCACCTCCGGAGCGGTAGCGGCCGGGTTCCGGCATATCGGATACCGGGAACGGCCCAAGCAGCTGCACGAGAAGCAAGCGGCCGCCGCGGTCGGGCAGGCTCTGCTGATGCAGGCGTACCAGGAGGAGCTGCAGCTGCATGGAGTCCCTGCGGCCCAGATTCTGCTCACCCGCTCCGACTTCGCGAACCGCCGCCGGGGCCATAATGCGTATATGACGCTGCAGGAGCTATTGGCCAGAGAGGTCGTCCCGATTATTAATGAGAATGATACCGTCTCGGTCGAGGAGCTGAAATTCGGCGATAACGATACGCTCTCTGCGCTCGTCGCCAATCTGGTTCACGCGGACCGGCTCATTATCGTCACCGATACGGACGGCTTATATACGGCCGATCCGCGGACAAATCCCGAGGCGACCCGCTTCGAGCGCGTCGATCAGATTGACGAGGATCTGTATGCGTATGCCGGTGGAGCAGGCTCCTCTGTAGGCACGGGCGGGATGCGGTCGAAGCTGGACGCGGCACGTATCTCTATGCGCGGGGGGGTCCCCGCATTTGTCGGCAAGGTCAATGAACCGGGCGATCTTCTGCACGCGGTGGATGGCGACGGGAAGGGGACCTATTTCGACACCCATTTTCATGCGCTGCCGATGAAGAAACAGTGGCTCGGATTCCATTCGACGGCGCATGGCCGCATCAGTGTCGATGCCGGGGCGGAGGAGGCGCTGCTGGCCAAAGGCTCCAGCCTGCTGCCCGCCGGCGTCCGATCGATCGAAGGCGAATTCCATTCCGGCGATGTGGTCGAAGTCATCGGTCCAGATGAGCGGCTTATCGGCAGAGGCATCGTCAATTACGATTCGGATCAGCTGCGCACGGCGGCCGGCTGGTCGAGCGACGAAGTGATGAAGCGGATGGAAGTGAACCGGATCGAAGTCATTCACCGGGATGAATGGGTTACCCTGCGTTCCTAA
- a CDS encoding carbon-nitrogen family hydrolase, with product MKPEAWRICLIQMDVSIGEPDRNVDRVQRRIEQVMDSPEGRPDVIVLPEMWNTGYALEKLDQLADPGGEAARELLSELSARYGVNIVGGSVSVREGSRFYNRLYVTDRQGRIAAQYDKIHLFRLMDEHSYLTAGDMLGRFELDGVACGAIICYDLRFPELARTLALDGAEVLFVPAQWPHPRLYHWRMLLTARSIENQMFVAACNRVGTSIGADGTASAFFGHSVVLDPWGEPIAGAEEEETDIYADIPLSSVEEVRSRIPVFADRREALYRGSGQVIAAKERE from the coding sequence ATGAAGCCGGAAGCATGGAGAATATGCCTGATTCAAATGGATGTCAGCATCGGAGAGCCGGATCGCAACGTCGACCGTGTACAGCGCCGCATCGAGCAAGTGATGGACAGTCCGGAAGGCCGGCCTGATGTCATCGTGCTGCCGGAGATGTGGAATACGGGCTATGCGTTGGAAAAGCTCGATCAATTGGCAGATCCCGGAGGGGAAGCGGCGCGGGAGCTGCTGTCGGAGCTTTCCGCCCGGTATGGAGTGAATATTGTAGGAGGATCGGTATCGGTACGTGAGGGAAGCCGCTTCTATAACCGCCTGTATGTAACGGATCGCCAGGGACGGATTGCAGCTCAATACGATAAAATTCATCTGTTCCGGTTGATGGATGAGCATTCGTATTTGACTGCGGGAGACATGCTGGGACGCTTTGAACTGGATGGTGTGGCGTGCGGTGCCATCATTTGCTACGATTTGCGCTTCCCGGAGTTGGCCCGCACGCTGGCCCTCGACGGCGCGGAGGTGCTGTTCGTGCCGGCCCAATGGCCGCATCCGCGCCTATACCACTGGCGCATGCTGCTGACGGCCCGGTCGATTGAGAATCAGATGTTCGTCGCCGCCTGCAACCGGGTCGGAACAAGCATAGGTGCGGACGGAACGGCGTCCGCCTTCTTCGGTCATTCGGTCGTGCTTGATCCTTGGGGAGAACCCATCGCAGGGGCGGAAGAAGAAGAGACGGATATTTACGCAGATATCCCGCTGTCATCCGTAGAGGAGGTCCGCAGCCGCATTCCGGTCTTCGCGGATCGGCGGGAAGCGTTGTACCGCGGAAGCGGGCAGGTCATTGCGGCCAAGGAGAGGGAATGA
- a CDS encoding glutamate-5-semialdehyde dehydrogenase: protein MSEVRNKAGLAKQAAQIMNRLTTKEKNAALHQMADKLLEQERSIIEANTKDLENGRQQGTSPSLLDRLALNSARIEAMAEGLRQIAALPDPVGDVLDTFTRPNDLRVEKIRVPLGVIGMIYEARPNVTVDAAGLCLKTGNAVVLRGGSAAMESNKRIVAVLHEALAGTALPADALQLIENPDRSSVDEMLKLNGLLDVVIPRGGASLIRNVVQNATVPVIETGAGICHTYIDESARPAMAEAIAVNAKAQRPSVCNAMETLLVHKSYAEQHLRALLDQMRAQDVELRGCAQTRALDPSVAPVAEADYATEYNDYILNVRIVDSLDAALEHIARYGTMHSECIVTENARHAERFLQEVDAAAVYHNASTRFTDGFEFGFGAEIGISTQKLHARGPMGLPALTSSKYRIYGTGQIRS from the coding sequence ATGAGTGAAGTGCGTAACAAAGCCGGGCTCGCGAAGCAAGCGGCCCAGATTATGAACCGGTTGACCACGAAAGAGAAAAATGCGGCGCTGCACCAAATGGCGGATAAACTGCTGGAGCAAGAACGCTCCATTATCGAAGCTAATACGAAGGACTTGGAGAACGGCCGGCAGCAAGGCACCTCCCCTTCCCTGCTCGATCGGTTGGCGCTGAACAGCGCCCGCATCGAAGCGATGGCGGAAGGTCTGCGCCAGATCGCCGCTCTGCCCGATCCGGTGGGCGACGTGCTGGACACGTTCACCCGTCCGAATGACCTGCGGGTCGAGAAGATCCGGGTCCCGCTCGGCGTCATCGGCATGATCTATGAAGCACGGCCGAATGTCACCGTCGATGCGGCCGGCCTCTGCCTGAAGACCGGGAATGCGGTCGTCCTGCGGGGCGGCTCGGCCGCGATGGAATCGAACAAGCGCATCGTCGCCGTGCTGCACGAGGCGCTTGCCGGGACGGCGCTCCCGGCGGATGCGCTGCAATTGATTGAAAATCCGGACCGCTCCTCGGTCGATGAGATGCTGAAGCTGAACGGACTGCTCGACGTCGTCATCCCGCGCGGAGGCGCTTCGCTGATTCGGAATGTCGTGCAAAATGCTACCGTTCCGGTGATCGAGACAGGTGCCGGGATCTGCCATACGTACATCGATGAATCGGCCCGCCCGGCGATGGCGGAAGCCATTGCCGTCAATGCGAAGGCTCAGCGCCCATCGGTCTGCAACGCCATGGAGACACTGCTCGTGCATAAGTCGTATGCGGAACAGCATCTGCGGGCGCTGCTGGACCAGATGCGGGCCCAGGATGTCGAGCTCCGCGGCTGCGCGCAGACGCGTGCGCTTGACCCTTCGGTAGCGCCCGTGGCCGAAGCGGATTATGCGACTGAGTACAACGATTACATCCTCAATGTGCGCATCGTTGATTCGCTTGATGCCGCCTTGGAGCATATCGCGCGTTACGGCACGATGCATTCGGAGTGCATCGTTACCGAGAATGCGCGGCATGCCGAGCGCTTCCTGCAGGAGGTTGACGCCGCGGCCGTCTATCACAACGCCTCGACCCGCTTCACGGACGGATTCGAATTCGGCTTCGGCGCCGAGATCGGCATCAGCACCCAGAAGCTGCATGCACGCGGACCGATGGGATTGCCGGCTCTAACCTCAAGCAAGTACCGAATCTACGGAACAGGACAGATTCGTTCCTAA
- the mtnB gene encoding methylthioribulose 1-phosphate dehydratase, whose translation MIDIRLTIEEKQHALAELRSIKEQFAARHWFPGTSGNLSVRTGDIEEGRFQFAITASGKDKSVHTTEDFLFVDEAGQPCEATRLQPSAETLIHCEIYRLTGAGAIFHIHTVFNNIVSEIYGDEGYIPVQGVELIKAFDIWEENARIDIPVIPNYAHIPSIVPCIRAKLNPDIPGVVLRNHGIYTWGANCFEAKRHLEAFEFLFEHVYRMKALGR comes from the coding sequence ATGATAGACATCCGGTTAACTATCGAGGAAAAGCAGCACGCCCTTGCCGAGCTGCGCAGCATCAAGGAACAATTCGCAGCGCGTCATTGGTTTCCCGGGACGAGCGGCAATCTGTCCGTTCGCACGGGGGACATCGAGGAGGGGCGTTTTCAATTCGCGATTACGGCCAGCGGCAAGGACAAGTCCGTACATACGACGGAGGACTTCCTATTCGTGGATGAAGCCGGACAGCCCTGTGAGGCGACCCGGCTCCAGCCAAGCGCGGAGACGCTCATCCACTGCGAGATTTACCGGTTAACCGGGGCAGGCGCCATTTTTCACATTCATACGGTATTCAATAATATCGTGTCCGAGATCTATGGGGACGAAGGCTATATTCCCGTCCAAGGCGTGGAGCTTATCAAAGCTTTCGACATCTGGGAGGAAAATGCGCGGATCGACATCCCGGTCATTCCGAATTACGCTCATATTCCGAGCATCGTTCCCTGCATTAGGGCCAAGCTCAATCCGGACATCCCGGGCGTCGTCCTGCGCAACCACGGCATTTACACTTGGGGGGCCAACTGCTTCGAGGCGAAGCGCCATCTTGAGGCGTTCGAATTTCTGTTCGAGCATGTCTATCGAATGAAGGCGCTGGGACGATAG
- a CDS encoding 2-hydroxy-3-keto-5-methylthiopentenyl-1-phosphate phosphatase, with protein MSRGQRRVIFCDFDGTITENDNIIAIIRHFNPPGWEPIVQDVLEERISISEGVGQMFALLPSSMRDEVIRFALGQAVIRPGFEEFVRFCRDSDIALYVTSGGIDFFVYPLLEPFGIPFDHIYCNGSDFSGESIRITWPHPCQDPCQNKCGMCKATIARRFPEEQYERIVIGDSVTDFAAAKLVEFVYARAQLISKCEELHLPYAPFGTFYDIIEHLGGSAS; from the coding sequence GTGAGCCGGGGCCAACGACGGGTCATCTTCTGCGATTTCGATGGAACGATTACGGAGAACGACAATATTATCGCCATTATTCGCCACTTCAACCCGCCAGGCTGGGAACCGATTGTCCAGGACGTCTTGGAGGAACGCATCTCCATTTCTGAAGGCGTCGGGCAAATGTTCGCTCTGCTGCCATCATCGATGCGGGATGAAGTCATCAGGTTTGCGCTCGGACAAGCCGTCATCCGGCCGGGGTTCGAGGAATTCGTCCGCTTCTGCCGCGACAGCGATATCGCGCTGTACGTCACGAGCGGCGGCATCGATTTCTTCGTCTACCCGCTGCTTGAGCCGTTCGGCATTCCTTTCGATCATATCTATTGCAACGGAAGTGACTTCAGCGGAGAGTCGATTCGGATTACATGGCCGCATCCCTGCCAGGATCCGTGCCAGAACAAATGCGGCATGTGCAAGGCAACCATTGCCCGCCGCTTTCCGGAGGAACAATATGAGCGGATCGTTATTGGGGACAGCGTGACGGACTTCGCGGCAGCGAAGCTGGTCGAGTTCGTCTATGCGCGGGCCCAGCTTATCAGCAAATGCGAAGAGCTGCATCTTCCTTATGCGCCATTCGGGACGTTTTATGATATTATCGAGCATCTGGGAGGTTCGGCTTCATGA
- the proC gene encoding pyrroline-5-carboxylate reductase: MILMDNRHTHITDSFRSLRIGIYGAGSMAEAIIRGLTEKQLIAPDRIAVVNRSNTERLEELQRRYGVAADNSPQGKSRLLQAADIVLLAVKPKDAAGALAELKTCLQPGALLLSVVAGLSIATMQRIAGPVPVVRTMPNTSSSIGLGATGVCWSEETSAEQQEAALHLLQAVGYATVVAEHDLNMVTGLSGSGPAYVYYLMEAMIAAGVDGGLSAEQARELTVQTVRGAAEMVRLTGEEPADLRRKVTSPGGTTAAAIETLEQYQFQQALRSAIHRAEARAQEMGEQIGRETY; encoded by the coding sequence ATGATACTGATGGACAATCGACATACACATATAACCGACTCGTTCCGCTCGCTTCGCATCGGCATTTACGGGGCCGGTTCCATGGCGGAGGCGATTATTCGCGGCCTGACGGAGAAGCAGCTGATCGCGCCGGACCGGATCGCGGTCGTGAACCGGAGCAATACCGAGCGGCTGGAGGAACTGCAGCGGCGTTACGGCGTTGCCGCCGATAATTCTCCGCAGGGCAAATCACGGCTGCTGCAAGCAGCCGATATCGTCCTCCTCGCCGTCAAGCCGAAAGATGCGGCAGGCGCACTCGCCGAGCTGAAGACCTGCCTTCAGCCGGGTGCGCTCCTGCTCTCGGTCGTCGCCGGGCTCTCCATCGCTACGATGCAGCGCATTGCAGGTCCGGTTCCCGTCGTGCGCACAATGCCGAATACATCCAGCTCGATCGGCCTCGGCGCCACCGGCGTCTGCTGGTCGGAAGAGACGTCCGCTGAACAGCAGGAAGCTGCGCTTCATCTGCTGCAGGCCGTAGGCTACGCAACCGTGGTGGCCGAGCATGATCTGAATATGGTTACCGGCCTATCCGGAAGCGGCCCGGCATATGTATACTATTTAATGGAAGCGATGATCGCGGCGGGCGTCGACGGCGGGCTCTCCGCGGAGCAAGCCCGCGAGTTGACCGTGCAGACGGTTCGGGGCGCAGCCGAGATGGTGCGGCTAACCGGAGAAGAGCCTGCCGATCTCCGGCGCAAGGTGACCTCTCCCGGAGGGACGACGGCAGCCGCGATCGAGACGCTGGAGCAGTACCAATTCCAGCAGGCGCTGCGTTCCGCTATCCACCGCGCGGAAGCCCGCGCGCAAGAGATGGGTGAACAAATTGGGAGGGAGACATATTGA
- the asnS gene encoding asparagine--tRNA ligase — protein sequence MTTTCVIRDVNRHVGEEVRIGGWLHNKRSSGKIQFLQLRDGTGFIQGVVVKSEVPEEVWEAAKSLTQESSLYFTGIVREEPRSKSGYEMTVTGVEIIQLTEDYPITPKEHGVDFLMDHRHLWLRAPRQRAILTIRAEIIRAVQQFFDEHGFTLVDPPILTPSSCEGTTELFHTKYFEEDAFLTQSGQLYMEAAAMALNKVYSFGPTFRAEKSKTRRHLIEFWMIEPEMAFVDHEENLRVQEQFVAHIVQSVLKNCRAELDTLGRDVSKLEKVTGPFPRITYDEAIQFLQEQGHDIPWGEDFGAPHETAIAEKYETPVFITHYPTSIKAFYMKPDPNRPEVVLCADMIAPEGYGEIIGGSQRIDDPELMQERFREHELSDEAYQWYLDLRKYGSVPHSGFGLGLERTVAWICGLEHVRETIPFPRLLYRLYP from the coding sequence ATGACGACCACATGTGTCATCCGTGATGTCAACCGCCATGTGGGCGAAGAAGTTCGCATCGGCGGCTGGCTGCATAACAAACGCTCCAGCGGCAAGATTCAATTTCTGCAGCTGCGGGACGGCACCGGGTTCATCCAAGGTGTCGTCGTGAAGAGTGAAGTGCCGGAAGAGGTATGGGAAGCGGCCAAGAGCTTGACACAGGAGAGTTCTTTATATTTTACAGGGATCGTTCGGGAAGAGCCGCGCTCCAAGTCCGGCTATGAAATGACGGTAACCGGAGTCGAGATCATCCAGTTAACGGAGGACTATCCGATTACGCCGAAGGAGCATGGGGTCGACTTCCTGATGGATCACCGCCATCTGTGGCTGCGGGCGCCAAGACAGCGCGCCATCCTGACGATTCGCGCCGAGATTATTCGCGCGGTGCAGCAATTTTTCGACGAGCATGGCTTTACGCTGGTCGATCCTCCGATCTTGACGCCTTCCTCTTGTGAAGGCACGACGGAGCTGTTCCATACGAAATATTTTGAAGAAGACGCGTTCCTGACCCAGAGCGGGCAGCTCTACATGGAAGCTGCGGCGATGGCGCTGAACAAGGTGTACTCGTTCGGCCCGACGTTCCGCGCTGAGAAATCGAAGACCCGGCGACACCTGATCGAGTTCTGGATGATCGAGCCGGAGATGGCCTTCGTCGATCATGAAGAGAACCTGCGGGTGCAGGAGCAATTCGTAGCCCATATCGTGCAGTCCGTGCTGAAGAACTGCCGCGCCGAGCTCGATACGCTAGGACGGGATGTCTCGAAGCTGGAGAAGGTGACAGGTCCGTTCCCGCGCATCACGTATGATGAAGCGATTCAGTTTTTGCAGGAGCAAGGCCACGACATTCCGTGGGGCGAAGACTTCGGAGCGCCGCATGAGACGGCGATCGCCGAGAAATACGAGACGCCGGTGTTCATTACGCATTACCCGACATCGATCAAGGCGTTCTATATGAAGCCGGATCCGAACCGTCCGGAAGTCGTGCTCTGCGCCGACATGATCGCGCCAGAAGGCTATGGCGAGATTATCGGCGGCTCGCAACGTATCGACGATCCGGAGCTGATGCAGGAGCGCTTCCGCGAGCATGAGCTGTCCGATGAAGCTTATCAGTGGTATCTTGATTTGAGAAAATACGGTTCCGTGCCTCATTCCGGCTTCGGTCTTGGATTGGAGCGCACAGTGGCGTGGATTTGCGGGCTTGAGCACGTTCGGGAGACAATTCCGTTCCCGCGCCTGTTGTACCGTCTGTATCCATAA